One Thermococcus sp. DNA segment encodes these proteins:
- a CDS encoding TIGR00269 family protein, with protein MRCRFCERPAFIKLHYPKMYLCEEHFIEYFERKVKRTIERYKLIKPGERILVVVSGGKDSAVTAFVLKKLGYDIECLHINLGIGEYSEKSEEYAERQCGALGVPLHIVRVRELLGKGIGEVRTRRPTCSYCGLTKRYIFNKFAYDNGFDAVATGHNLDDEASFIFANLMNWNTQYLAKQGPVTPSQFNGKLVKKVKPLYELTEREVVAYALANGIEYHIEECPHAVGAPTIEYKGILNDMEEKRPGTKINFVKGYLRKKVLFEAELQEKELRECEVCGMPSSGEVCSFCRFWRMEKALDFRVIR; from the coding sequence ATGAGGTGCAGGTTCTGCGAGAGGCCGGCGTTTATAAAACTCCACTACCCGAAGATGTACCTCTGCGAGGAGCACTTCATCGAGTACTTCGAGAGGAAGGTCAAGCGCACGATAGAGCGCTACAAGCTGATAAAACCGGGCGAGAGGATTCTGGTCGTGGTGAGTGGGGGAAAAGACTCGGCCGTTACAGCCTTTGTGCTCAAGAAACTCGGCTACGACATCGAGTGCCTCCACATCAACTTGGGCATCGGAGAGTATTCGGAGAAGAGCGAGGAGTACGCGGAGAGGCAGTGCGGGGCTTTGGGAGTTCCACTCCACATCGTCCGCGTCAGGGAGCTCCTCGGGAAGGGCATCGGCGAGGTGAGGACGAGAAGGCCAACCTGCTCTTACTGCGGTTTGACCAAGCGCTACATCTTCAACAAGTTCGCCTACGACAACGGCTTCGACGCGGTAGCTACCGGCCACAACCTCGACGACGAGGCGAGCTTCATCTTTGCCAACCTGATGAACTGGAACACGCAGTACCTGGCAAAGCAGGGGCCGGTAACGCCAAGCCAGTTCAACGGAAAGCTCGTGAAGAAGGTAAAGCCACTCTACGAGCTGACTGAGAGGGAAGTTGTGGCGTACGCCCTGGCGAACGGCATAGAGTACCACATCGAGGAATGCCCTCACGCCGTCGGGGCCCCGACCATAGAATACAAGGGCATACTCAACGATATGGAGGAGAAGAGGCCCGGAACCAAGATAAACTTCGTGAAGGGCTACCTGAGGAAGAAGGTCCTCTTCGAGGCCGAGCTCCAGGAAAAGGAGCTGAGGGAGTGCGAGGTCTGCGGGATGCCGTCGAGCGGGGAGGTATGTTCGTTCTGCAGGTTCTGGCGCATGGAGAAAGCGCTTGATTTCAGGGTGATCAGATGA
- a CDS encoding NAD(P)/FAD-dependent oxidoreductase — protein sequence MVSNGHGSNEEKTYDVVIIGAGPAGLFAAYELVERSDFSVLVIDEGGEIEQRICPMYELGHCIGCRPCHIMSGVGGAGGLSDGTINLRPDIGGDLTELTDDENYAWQLVWEVDQIFLRHRAPKNIFKGRQGQVRYWEQRTAQAGVKFIPIIQRHIGSDRTPEVIGDIKRHLESKGVKFLLWTKALEFGPDRVKVKRGEGVLTINARYIIVAPGRGGADWFHDVAGRIGLKARHGPIDVGVRVEVPVIVMEPITSINHDPKFHIYTDTYDDFVRTFCTNPNGFVVEERYDGYVGVNGHSMHEKKSNNTNFAFLTRIELTEPVEDTTAYGKSIAQLATTIGGGRPLIQRLGDLRRGRRSTWARIRRSDVEPTLRYVTPGDIAMALPHRVVTNIIEGLEKLDRVLPGVASDHTLLYAPEIKYYAMKVEVDGNLETSIEGIFAAGDGAGLSRDIVNAAATGLLAARGILKKEGIYTEKDFRKPGNWRHVIESLGE from the coding sequence ATGGTTTCCAACGGACACGGATCGAATGAGGAAAAAACCTACGACGTTGTCATTATTGGTGCAGGCCCTGCTGGCCTCTTTGCAGCATACGAACTCGTGGAAAGGAGCGATTTTAGTGTTCTGGTGATAGATGAAGGCGGGGAGATCGAGCAGAGAATCTGCCCGATGTACGAACTTGGGCACTGCATCGGGTGCCGGCCCTGCCACATAATGAGTGGTGTCGGCGGTGCCGGGGGACTAAGCGATGGCACGATAAACCTTCGTCCTGACATCGGTGGCGATCTGACCGAACTGACGGACGATGAGAACTACGCCTGGCAACTCGTCTGGGAGGTCGATCAAATTTTTCTCAGGCACAGAGCACCAAAGAACATCTTCAAGGGGAGACAGGGGCAGGTGAGGTACTGGGAGCAGAGGACGGCGCAGGCAGGAGTCAAGTTCATCCCCATAATCCAGCGCCATATAGGTTCGGACAGGACGCCGGAGGTCATAGGTGACATAAAAAGGCATCTCGAAAGCAAGGGTGTCAAGTTCCTCCTCTGGACGAAGGCCCTGGAGTTCGGACCGGACCGGGTGAAGGTGAAGAGGGGGGAGGGGGTCCTCACAATCAACGCCCGCTACATCATAGTCGCCCCAGGAAGGGGAGGGGCAGACTGGTTCCACGACGTAGCTGGGAGGATAGGGCTTAAAGCCCGTCACGGGCCGATTGATGTCGGCGTCCGCGTCGAGGTTCCGGTGATAGTGATGGAGCCGATAACGAGCATAAACCACGACCCCAAGTTCCACATCTACACCGACACCTACGACGACTTCGTGAGAACCTTCTGCACCAACCCAAACGGTTTCGTGGTTGAGGAGCGCTATGACGGCTACGTCGGGGTGAACGGCCACTCAATGCACGAGAAGAAGAGCAACAACACCAACTTCGCCTTCCTGACGAGGATCGAGCTGACTGAGCCGGTTGAAGACACCACGGCCTACGGGAAGAGCATAGCACAGCTCGCGACGACGATAGGCGGGGGAAGGCCATTAATCCAGCGCCTCGGCGACCTCAGGAGAGGAAGGAGAAGCACCTGGGCTAGGATAAGAAGGAGCGACGTCGAGCCGACGCTTAGATACGTTACACCGGGAGATATAGCAATGGCCCTGCCCCACCGAGTCGTGACCAACATCATCGAGGGTTTGGAGAAGCTCGACCGCGTTCTTCCGGGCGTCGCGAGCGACCACACCCTGCTCTATGCACCCGAGATCAAGTACTACGCCATGAAGGTCGAGGTGGACGGGAACCTCGAGACGAGCATCGAGGGAATCTTCGCTGCCGGCGACGGTGCAGGTTTGAGCAGGGACATAGTGAACGCGGCCGCCACCGGACTTCTAGCAGCGAGGGGAATACTTAAGAAGGAGGGCATCTACACGGAGAAGGATTTCAGAAAGCCAGGTAACTGGAGGCACGTTATAGAATCGCTCGGGGAGTAA
- a CDS encoding CBS domain-containing protein encodes MEGRYAVAKSNKVRMLHTKKRLLQLRKREELSHNIRYIAKVPVRIVMNRDVLKLHPSDSLSKLVHELRGERSCAVVVDEGNRLKGFVTMKDLLHFFQPPKRYSIVGISMFKQYSLNRASRVEDIMVKRPITISIEEGLGKAIGLMIETGKHHLPVVDDEGRVQGIVEVRDIIRLVRIVSS; translated from the coding sequence ATGGAGGGGAGATATGCTGTGGCCAAATCCAACAAAGTTAGGATGCTCCACACGAAGAAACGTCTTCTTCAGCTCCGAAAGCGGGAGGAGCTGAGTCACAACATCCGTTACATAGCCAAGGTTCCGGTTCGCATCGTTATGAACCGGGACGTCCTGAAGCTCCATCCCTCTGACTCCCTTTCCAAGCTCGTCCACGAGCTGAGGGGTGAACGGAGCTGTGCCGTCGTTGTCGATGAGGGGAACCGCCTTAAGGGATTCGTTACGATGAAGGACCTGCTTCATTTCTTTCAGCCTCCCAAGAGGTACTCCATAGTCGGTATCAGCATGTTTAAGCAGTACTCGCTGAACCGTGCGTCCCGTGTCGAGGATATAATGGTGAAGCGCCCCATCACGATCTCCATCGAGGAGGGCCTCGGCAAGGCGATAGGCCTTATGATAGAGACAGGAAAGCACCATCTGCCCGTTGTGGACGACGAGGGTAGGGTCCAGGGTATAGTGGAGGTCAGGGACATAATCAGGCTGGTGCGCATTGTATCCTCCTGA
- a CDS encoding cation:proton antiporter has product MDVFLELALILVIAKLFGYLTVRLGFPAALGQLVGGIIVGPSLLDLVAYDEGVKLLADLGVVMLLFLAGLETDIEEFKHVGVPAFIVASMGVLVPFVLGYLVAMAWGYSDVQSLFLGGVLTATSVGLTTSILMEMKKLRTRVGTTILAAAVVDDILGIVVLTILVGVNTRGSVYARDLLIILSEVGIYFILGLLVGHPAVKRALKASEKITLPETVTAMAIAIMLIFAYLAERFQIAGITGAYLAGILVAGTDEAKKVTNKTMTIGYSLFIPIFLVSIGVESNVRVLAHAGSFALVYALLAVAGKVFGCGFGAFVSKFKPVESFQVGIGMIPRMEIALIMANVALDEGVFTSGLFSIPVTMVLVTTIVTPFLLKWAFSRE; this is encoded by the coding sequence GTGGATGTCTTCCTTGAGCTGGCGTTGATACTGGTAATTGCAAAGCTGTTCGGGTACTTAACGGTTCGTCTTGGATTTCCTGCGGCACTCGGCCAGCTGGTTGGCGGGATCATCGTGGGACCATCACTGCTGGATCTGGTGGCTTACGACGAGGGCGTCAAGCTTCTGGCCGACCTCGGGGTCGTCATGTTGCTCTTTCTAGCCGGCCTTGAGACGGATATAGAAGAGTTCAAGCACGTTGGCGTTCCTGCATTTATAGTGGCGTCCATGGGCGTTCTTGTGCCCTTTGTGCTTGGGTATCTTGTTGCCATGGCGTGGGGCTATTCTGATGTCCAGTCTCTATTCCTGGGAGGTGTTTTAACGGCGACCAGCGTTGGTCTGACCACCAGCATCCTTATGGAGATGAAAAAGCTCCGTACCCGCGTTGGAACGACGATTCTGGCTGCCGCCGTCGTTGACGACATCCTGGGAATCGTCGTGCTCACCATCCTCGTTGGGGTAAATACTCGGGGAAGCGTTTACGCCAGGGACCTCCTGATAATTCTTTCTGAAGTTGGGATTTATTTTATCCTGGGCCTTCTTGTGGGGCATCCCGCCGTTAAACGTGCCCTAAAGGCCTCTGAGAAGATAACCCTCCCTGAAACGGTCACCGCGATGGCCATAGCGATAATGCTCATATTCGCGTACCTGGCGGAGCGTTTTCAGATAGCGGGCATAACCGGTGCCTACCTCGCCGGTATACTGGTGGCTGGAACGGATGAGGCCAAAAAGGTCACGAACAAGACGATGACGATTGGGTACTCCCTCTTCATTCCGATATTCCTCGTCAGCATAGGTGTTGAGAGCAACGTGAGGGTTCTGGCCCATGCCGGCAGCTTTGCTCTGGTCTACGCACTGCTCGCTGTGGCTGGCAAGGTCTTTGGCTGTGGTTTCGGGGCTTTCGTTTCAAAGTTCAAACCCGTTGAGTCTTTTCAGGTCGGTATCGGGATGATCCCGCGGATGGAGATCGCCCTCATCATGGCAAACGTTGCGCTCGACGAGGGCGTCTTCACAAGCGGTCTGTTCTCCATCCCCGTCACCATGGTTCTGGTGACCACCATAGTAACGCCGTTCCTTTTGAAGTGGGCGTTTTCCAGGGAATGA
- a CDS encoding MarC family protein produces MPDVNGLLSAALLMLIMIDPSDKILLVSFLREDFRIEDIRALILRANLIGFLLLASFAVAGQIILQEIFHIDINALRVAGGFVLFKIGLEALESGGMFTLKREKNILALAAVPVAMPLIAGPAAITAVITLTAEQGYLVSLSATALAIGLVALSMFVALYLMKSVNRTFLSVTIRIIGLFIMAIGAQMMVQGVVGIYLLMTSAG; encoded by the coding sequence ATGCCGGATGTAAACGGGCTTCTGAGTGCCGCCCTCTTAATGCTCATAATGATAGATCCGAGCGACAAGATACTGCTGGTGAGCTTCCTTCGTGAGGACTTCAGGATAGAGGACATAAGAGCACTCATCCTGCGTGCCAATCTCATAGGGTTCCTCTTGCTGGCGAGCTTCGCGGTTGCCGGTCAGATAATCCTTCAGGAGATATTTCACATCGATATAAACGCCCTCCGCGTCGCCGGAGGCTTTGTTCTCTTCAAAATAGGTCTGGAGGCTCTGGAAAGCGGGGGAATGTTCACCCTCAAGAGGGAGAAGAACATCCTCGCTCTGGCGGCGGTTCCGGTCGCCATGCCCCTCATAGCAGGCCCTGCTGCGATAACCGCGGTGATAACCCTGACCGCGGAGCAGGGATACCTGGTTTCCCTATCGGCGACGGCCTTGGCGATAGGTCTTGTGGCACTCTCGATGTTCGTGGCGCTCTACCTCATGAAATCTGTCAACAGAACCTTCCTCAGTGTCACGATAAGGATAATAGGCCTGTTCATAATGGCGATTGGGGCGCAGATGATGGTGCAGGGTGTAGTCGGCATCTACCTCCTCATGACATCCGCCGGTTAG
- the hisS gene encoding histidine--tRNA ligase yields the protein MKVKLERVKGTRDLLPEEMARRRWVFERIREVFERYNFHEVLTPTFEYTTLFQLRSGEEVVEQLYAFDDKGGRNLSLRPDMTSSVARLYVNGFQNAPKPVKWYYLANMFRYEEPQSGRYREFWQAGVELIGSDKVEADAEVIALFVESYLATGLADFTVNIGDRVLLDEFAKMLGVEDDVGLMRLIDKKDKMSREDFVGALNEFGLDDDGVEKVLSLIEIKGKPDEALPKAEELFTSEKAGDEIKRLYGLIDLLEAYGVKEKILIDLGIARGFDYYTSIVFEAIAPNDIGIGSIGGGGRYDNLIGVFGGKPTPATGFAIGVERLIPILEWEGLVPEPKLRPDVYVIPIGKEPELKRTAVEITSSLRRARVKADYELTGRKLRKALDYAGKLGVPYVVLVGERDLADGKVTVRDMESGEQRAVEKGRVVGVLSESLRV from the coding sequence ATGAAAGTTAAACTTGAGAGGGTTAAGGGAACGCGAGATTTGCTCCCCGAGGAAATGGCCAGGAGGAGATGGGTATTTGAGAGAATCCGCGAGGTCTTCGAACGCTATAACTTTCACGAGGTTCTCACTCCGACCTTTGAGTACACAACCCTCTTCCAGCTGAGGAGCGGCGAGGAAGTTGTCGAACAGCTCTACGCCTTCGACGACAAGGGCGGGCGGAACCTCTCGCTCAGACCCGATATGACGTCCAGCGTCGCGAGGCTCTACGTGAACGGCTTCCAGAACGCTCCGAAGCCCGTTAAATGGTACTACCTGGCCAACATGTTCCGCTATGAGGAACCGCAGAGCGGCCGTTACCGCGAGTTCTGGCAGGCAGGAGTGGAGCTTATAGGAAGCGATAAAGTTGAGGCGGACGCGGAGGTCATAGCGCTCTTCGTTGAGAGCTACCTCGCGACGGGCCTTGCGGACTTCACCGTGAACATAGGCGACCGCGTTCTCCTCGATGAGTTCGCAAAGATGCTTGGCGTTGAGGACGACGTGGGCCTGATGAGGCTCATAGACAAGAAGGACAAGATGAGCAGGGAGGACTTCGTTGGGGCATTGAATGAGTTTGGGCTTGACGATGATGGAGTTGAGAAGGTTCTCTCGCTGATCGAGATCAAGGGGAAGCCGGATGAGGCCCTTCCAAAGGCGGAGGAGCTTTTCACGAGCGAGAAAGCTGGGGATGAAATCAAGAGGCTTTACGGGTTAATTGATCTCTTGGAGGCATACGGCGTGAAAGAGAAGATCCTCATAGACCTCGGCATAGCGAGGGGCTTCGACTACTACACGAGCATAGTCTTCGAGGCCATCGCTCCCAACGACATCGGCATTGGCTCAATAGGCGGTGGCGGAAGGTACGACAACCTAATAGGGGTCTTCGGTGGAAAACCAACTCCCGCGACCGGCTTTGCTATAGGCGTCGAGAGGCTGATTCCAATCCTCGAGTGGGAGGGCCTCGTCCCCGAGCCGAAGCTGAGACCGGATGTCTACGTAATTCCGATCGGAAAGGAGCCGGAGCTCAAAAGGACCGCCGTAGAGATAACCTCTTCCCTCAGAAGGGCCCGAGTTAAGGCCGATTACGAGCTGACCGGAAGGAAGCTGAGGAAGGCCCTCGACTACGCTGGAAAGCTTGGCGTCCCCTACGTCGTCCTCGTTGGGGAGAGGGACCTGGCGGATGGCAAGGTGACGGTAAGGGACATGGAGAGCGGCGAGCAGAGAGCTGTGGAAAAGGGGAGGGTTGTTGGAGTTCTCTCCGAGTCTTTGAGGGTCTGA
- a CDS encoding acetyl ornithine aminotransferase family protein has protein sequence MISDYPKIIVEPPGPKARELIERERRVVSPGLGVKLFPLVPEKGHGAIIEDVDGNAFIDFLAGAAAASTGYAHPRLVKEVQDQVGRIQHSMMGYTYSERAIEVAEILAGKAPVDSPKVLFGLSGSDALDVTMKVVRFATRRPRIIAFIGAYHGQTYGATSIAAFQSSQKRGFSPLVPNVVWVPYPNPYRNVWGVDGYEEPDELINRFLDYLKSYLFAHVVPPDETAVLIAEPIQGDAGIVVPPENFFIGLKGLLDEHGILLAMDEVQTGIGRTGKWFASEWFGIKPDLLAFGKGVASGMGLSGVIGRGKLMEGLTSGSALLTPAANPVVSAAAYATLKIIEEENLLENALKVGEFIQKRLREMQEDYDVIGDVRGRGLMIGAEIVKPDGKPDPELTGKICWRAFELGLILPSYGMFGNVIRITPPLVITKELAERGLEVMETALKDALAGRVTHRVVTWH, from the coding sequence ATGATTTCTGATTATCCAAAAATAATCGTTGAACCTCCCGGCCCAAAGGCTCGGGAGCTTATAGAGAGAGAAAGACGTGTCGTCTCCCCGGGTCTGGGGGTGAAGCTCTTCCCGCTCGTTCCGGAAAAGGGACATGGGGCTATCATTGAGGACGTGGATGGTAACGCGTTCATCGACTTTCTGGCCGGGGCCGCCGCCGCTTCCACCGGTTACGCCCATCCAAGGCTTGTGAAGGAGGTACAGGACCAGGTCGGAAGGATACAGCACTCAATGATGGGTTACACTTACAGCGAGCGGGCCATAGAGGTGGCGGAGATCCTAGCTGGGAAGGCCCCGGTCGATAGCCCAAAAGTCCTCTTTGGCCTGAGCGGAAGCGATGCACTGGATGTGACCATGAAAGTGGTCCGCTTCGCCACAAGAAGGCCCCGGATAATAGCCTTCATAGGCGCCTACCACGGGCAGACCTATGGGGCAACATCGATAGCGGCATTTCAGAGCTCCCAGAAGAGGGGATTCTCACCGCTCGTCCCAAACGTAGTCTGGGTGCCCTATCCCAACCCCTACCGGAACGTCTGGGGGGTAGACGGCTACGAAGAGCCCGACGAGCTGATAAACCGCTTCCTCGACTACCTTAAGAGTTACCTCTTTGCCCATGTGGTTCCCCCAGATGAGACGGCCGTTCTCATAGCCGAACCGATACAGGGGGATGCGGGAATAGTCGTGCCCCCCGAAAACTTCTTCATCGGGCTGAAGGGTCTCCTTGACGAGCATGGAATCCTTCTGGCCATGGACGAGGTGCAGACCGGAATCGGAAGAACCGGAAAGTGGTTCGCGAGCGAGTGGTTCGGGATTAAACCGGACCTGCTGGCTTTTGGAAAGGGCGTGGCCAGCGGCATGGGGCTCAGCGGCGTCATCGGGAGAGGAAAACTGATGGAAGGGCTTACGAGCGGCTCGGCACTCCTCACGCCGGCGGCAAACCCTGTTGTTTCTGCCGCCGCCTATGCTACACTGAAGATAATAGAAGAGGAAAACCTCCTTGAAAACGCTCTGAAGGTTGGAGAATTCATCCAGAAACGCCTGAGGGAGATGCAGGAGGATTACGATGTAATAGGCGACGTCCGCGGAAGGGGGTTGATGATAGGGGCAGAGATAGTCAAGCCTGACGGAAAGCCGGACCCGGAGCTGACAGGAAAGATATGCTGGCGCGCCTTCGAGCTGGGCCTCATCCTACCGAGCTATGGGATGTTCGGGAACGTCATCAGGATAACGCCGCCGCTCGTTATAACAAAGGAACTCGCGGAGAGGGGCCTGGAAGTCATGGAAACCGCCCTGAAGGACGCGCTGGCTGGAAGGGTCACCCACAGGGTTGTGACGTGGCACTGA
- the alaS gene encoding alanine--tRNA ligase — protein MSMDMTTRMFKEEGWIRKQCPKCGKFFWTLDPDRKTCGDPPCDEYSFIGKPGIPRKYTLEEMREKFLSFFEKHGHGRVKRFPVLPRWRDDVLLVGASIMDFQPWVISGEADPPANPLTISQPSIRFTDIDNVGITGRHFTIFEMMAHHAFNYPEKPIYWMDETVELAFEFFTKELKMKPEDITFKENPWAGGGNAGPAFEVLYRGLEVATLVFMQYKKAPENADPSQVVEIKGDYYVPMETRVVDTGYGLERLVWMSHGTPTAYDAVLGYVVEPLKRMAGIEEIDGRILMENSRLAGMFDIEDMGDLRYLREQVAGKVGISIAELETAVRPYELIYAVADHTKTLTFMLADGVIPSNVKAGYLARLLIRKSIRHLRELGLEIPLAEIVAMHIKELSPTYPEFKEMEDVILDIINVEEKRYQETLRRGSDLVKREIVKLKKAGKEEIPLEKLILFYESHGLTPEIVAEVARKEGIKVEIPDNFYTLIAEKAGKAEKKAAGEYAVDFELVKGLPNTRTLYYEDPFMKEFNAEVLKVIDDWVILDRTAFYPEGGGQPYDLGELDGVRVLDVQKVGKVILHRVDNSEGFKEGQTVHGKIDWDRRIQHMRHHTGTHVLMGALVRVLGKHVWQAGSQLHSDWARLDISHYKRITEEELREIERLANRVVMENRKVTWEWLPRTEAEMKYGFRLYQGGVVPGRVIRVLNIKDWDVQACGGTHLPNTGLIGPIKILRTERIQDGVERIIFAAGEAAVDWMQETERLLKRTAEIFRVPPENVPETAERFFNEWKEARKEVEKLRKELAKLLVYELEGKAEKIGEVEFIGALVEGAMDDLREATNKLRKVNRVVVLISREGHFVVAVGDDLDLKAGELARVITSVAGGGGGGREELAQGRIKNPLKAEDAIEEVKKRLG, from the coding sequence ATGAGCATGGACATGACCACGAGGATGTTTAAGGAAGAGGGGTGGATAAGGAAGCAGTGCCCCAAGTGTGGCAAGTTCTTCTGGACGCTCGATCCCGACAGGAAGACCTGCGGTGACCCGCCGTGTGATGAGTACTCATTCATAGGAAAGCCGGGAATACCGAGGAAGTACACCTTGGAGGAGATGCGTGAGAAGTTCCTGAGCTTCTTCGAGAAGCACGGCCACGGGAGGGTGAAGCGCTTCCCGGTTCTTCCCCGCTGGCGCGATGATGTTCTCCTCGTTGGAGCCTCCATCATGGATTTCCAGCCGTGGGTCATCAGCGGCGAGGCCGACCCGCCGGCCAATCCCCTCACGATAAGCCAGCCCTCGATAAGGTTCACCGACATAGACAACGTCGGAATCACGGGCAGACACTTCACGATATTCGAGATGATGGCGCACCACGCCTTCAACTACCCGGAGAAGCCGATTTACTGGATGGACGAGACGGTTGAGCTCGCCTTCGAGTTCTTCACGAAAGAACTCAAGATGAAACCGGAGGACATAACCTTCAAGGAGAACCCCTGGGCCGGTGGAGGAAACGCCGGGCCGGCCTTCGAGGTGCTCTACCGTGGTCTTGAGGTTGCCACGCTCGTCTTCATGCAGTACAAGAAGGCCCCCGAGAACGCCGACCCAAGCCAGGTCGTCGAGATAAAGGGTGACTACTACGTCCCGATGGAGACGAGGGTTGTCGATACCGGCTACGGCCTTGAGAGGCTCGTCTGGATGAGCCACGGTACTCCAACGGCCTACGACGCCGTCCTCGGCTACGTCGTCGAGCCCCTGAAGCGGATGGCGGGAATAGAGGAGATCGACGGGAGAATCCTTATGGAGAACTCCAGATTAGCGGGTATGTTCGACATCGAGGACATGGGAGACCTGAGGTACCTCCGCGAGCAGGTGGCGGGGAAGGTTGGCATAAGCATCGCGGAGCTTGAAACGGCTGTGAGACCCTATGAATTGATCTACGCGGTAGCAGACCACACTAAGACCCTGACGTTCATGCTGGCCGACGGCGTTATCCCCTCCAACGTCAAGGCAGGTTACCTGGCAAGGCTCCTCATAAGGAAGAGCATAAGACACCTCCGCGAGCTCGGTCTGGAAATACCGCTGGCTGAAATTGTCGCCATGCACATCAAGGAGCTCTCGCCGACATATCCCGAGTTCAAGGAGATGGAAGATGTCATCCTGGATATAATAAACGTCGAGGAGAAGCGTTACCAGGAAACGCTCAGGCGTGGAAGCGACCTCGTGAAGAGGGAAATAGTGAAACTCAAGAAGGCAGGGAAGGAGGAAATCCCCCTCGAAAAGCTGATACTCTTCTATGAGAGCCATGGCCTAACTCCAGAGATAGTGGCCGAAGTGGCGCGAAAGGAAGGTATCAAGGTTGAGATCCCGGACAACTTCTACACCTTAATTGCGGAGAAAGCAGGGAAGGCTGAGAAGAAGGCGGCTGGCGAATACGCCGTTGACTTCGAGCTCGTCAAGGGACTGCCGAACACGAGGACGCTCTACTACGAGGACCCCTTCATGAAGGAGTTTAACGCGGAAGTTCTCAAAGTTATAGACGACTGGGTAATCTTGGATAGGACTGCCTTTTACCCCGAGGGCGGTGGCCAGCCCTACGACCTCGGCGAGCTGGACGGTGTGAGGGTTCTGGACGTCCAGAAGGTTGGAAAGGTAATCCTCCACCGCGTTGATAACTCCGAAGGCTTCAAGGAAGGTCAGACCGTCCACGGGAAGATCGACTGGGACAGGAGAATCCAGCACATGCGCCACCACACCGGAACCCACGTCCTCATGGGGGCCCTCGTAAGGGTTCTCGGAAAGCACGTCTGGCAGGCTGGAAGCCAGCTCCATAGCGACTGGGCAAGGCTTGACATAAGCCATTACAAGCGCATAACCGAGGAGGAGCTCAGAGAAATCGAGCGCCTCGCGAATCGCGTCGTCATGGAGAACAGAAAGGTAACCTGGGAGTGGCTGCCGAGAACCGAGGCTGAGATGAAGTACGGCTTCAGGCTTTACCAGGGCGGTGTCGTCCCCGGAAGGGTCATCAGGGTGCTCAACATCAAGGACTGGGACGTCCAGGCCTGCGGTGGAACGCATCTACCTAACACCGGGCTCATAGGCCCTATTAAGATTCTCAGGACCGAGCGCATACAGGACGGTGTCGAGAGGATAATCTTTGCGGCGGGAGAGGCCGCGGTTGACTGGATGCAGGAGACTGAGAGACTTCTCAAGAGAACCGCCGAAATCTTCCGCGTTCCTCCGGAGAATGTTCCTGAAACCGCCGAGAGGTTCTTCAACGAGTGGAAGGAGGCAAGAAAGGAGGTCGAGAAGCTCAGAAAGGAGCTGGCGAAGCTACTCGTCTACGAGCTTGAGGGCAAAGCTGAGAAAATCGGCGAGGTGGAGTTCATAGGGGCCCTCGTTGAGGGCGCGATGGACGATCTCCGCGAGGCCACCAACAAGCTCAGAAAGGTGAACAGAGTGGTTGTCCTCATCAGCAGGGAGGGCCACTTCGTCGTTGCCGTTGGTGATGACCTCGACCTTAAAGCTGGCGAGCTGGCCAGAGTAATAACCTCCGTTGCAGGCGGTGGTGGCGGCGGAAGGGAGGAGCTCGCCCAGGGCAGGATAAAGAACCCGCTGAAGGCGGAGGATGCGATAGAGGAGGTTAAGAAGAGGCTTGGCTGA